A single genomic interval of Hevea brasiliensis isolate MT/VB/25A 57/8 chromosome 4, ASM3005281v1, whole genome shotgun sequence harbors:
- the LOC110664994 gene encoding protein EXORDIUM-like 7 yields the protein MQKKLESHFLLLFLFFVSSSLGFPWSQNKQFNQAKNYEGSSDLIDLQYHMGPVLASPINLYIIWYGHWNQNHQATIRDFLYSLSSSSPYPSVADWWRTVRLYTDQTGSNITGSIVISGEFYDSSYSHGGYLSRLAIQSVIKTAMNSHPRPLPLNPHNGLYLVLTSADVQVQDFCRAVCGFHYFTFPTVVGVTVPYAWVGYSGTQCPGQCAYPFAWSKYSGKPPPVANGGNNIMKAPNGDAGVDGMISVIAHELAEVSSNPLVNAWYAGDDPTSPTEIADLCLGVYGTGGGGGYTGEVYRDYWGDGYNVNGVKGRRFLVQWVWNPAKRRCFGPNALD from the coding sequence ATGCAGAAGAAACTGGAAAGTCATTTCCTTCTGCTCTTTCTATTTTTTGTATCTTCTTCTTTGGGTTTTCCTTGGAGCCAAAACAAGCAATTCAACCAAGCTAAGAACTATGAGGGTTCATCTGATCTAATAGATCTTCAGTACCATATGGGTCCAGTACTAGCATCACCTATCAACTTGTACATTATCTGGTATGGTCACTGGAACCAAAACCACCAAGCCACTATAAGAGATTTCCTCTACTCCCTTTCTTCTTCATCTCCTTATCCTTCTGTAGCTGATTGGTGGAGAACTGTCAGGCTTTATACTGACCAAACAGGATCAAATATCACAGGAAGCATAGTGATCTCTGGGGAGTTTTATGACTCTAGTTACTCCCATGGTGGATATCTAAGTCGTCTAGCAATCCAATCAGTGATCAAAACTGCCATGAATTCCCATCCGCGACCTTTGCCTCTTAATCCTCACAATGGCCTCTATTTAGTGCTAACTTCTGCAGATGTTCAAGTTCAAGATTTCTGCAGAGCAGTCTGCGGCTTTCACTATTTCACATTTCCAACCGTGGTTGGTGTGACTGTGCCCTATGCTTGGGTTGGCTACAGTGGAACTCAATGCCCTGGCCAGTGTGCCTATCCATTTGCATGGTCTAAGTATTCAGGGAAGCCACCACCAGTCGCAAATGGAGGCAACAACATAATGAAAGCCCCTAATGGGGATGCAGGTGTAGATGGAATGATCAGTGTGATTGCTCATGAGTTAGCAGAAGTGTCAAGCAACCCACTGGTTAATGCATGGTATGCAGGAGATGACCCGACTTCACCTACTGAAATAGCAGATTTGTGTCTGGGTGTGTATGGGACAGGTGGAGGAGGAGGGTATACAGGGGAAGTGTACAGAGATTACTGGGGAGATGGGTACAATGTGAATGGAGTGAAGGGAAGGAGATTCCTGGTGCAATGGGTATGGAACCCTGCAAAAAGGAGATGCTTTGGTCCTAATGCATTGGATTAG